The genomic interval AGACACTGAAATCCGTTGTGTCTTGTGTTGCCAGATTCCAGGAGCATTccataaattatttattttttccaataTCCCGTTGGGCGGATTCCGAGTATGGGGAGGAATGAGCGGGACATTCCGGACGGCTGCCTTTCTTGCTGCATACTAAaaccacatactgtacatgtcctACTATATCAGAAAAGCTCTGTTTAGCATGTGTACAACATATCAACCGGCAGGTCTGAAATGGTCATCTAATGAgcagttgtgtttttttgtctgaGGCCGAGGTCTTCAACGACCATTATCCGAAATGCGTATTTCATTCGGGCCTTTAATGTATAGCAAATTCTTGGTGAAATGTTATAGTTCTCGTGTATCCAAAATACCTGCCTCTTAGTGTGGGTGTCTGGAGGTGTGTCTCCGGGACCGGTCtgatggtgggtgggtggagccTGACGTTGGTCTGTTTCCTGGTCCAGTGTGTCTGAGCTGGGAGAGGAGGGCGCGAGCGGGGTCCGGGGTCCGGTTCTCTTCCACGCCACGCCCAACTGCAGGATCCGCGAGGTGCATTGTGGGAGCCAGGTGCGATTGGTCGTCATAGCGATCCGCGACATCGCCAAGGGGGAGGAGATCACCGTGGACTACAGCCTGACGGACTGGGGAGAGAACAACATGGTGACTATGACTCGCTGCTTAAAAGGCGTCCGTTTTCCTCGTAGCGCCGCAATTTCGGCCGTTCTCCGATATTTAGCCGGCGAttgagaggtcaggggtcatgaCGTCAGTCGTCACGGCAATCCAGTACATCTCAACATTGACGTTGTACGTCAGTGAGCATTGCTGGCTGAGCGTTGTCTCCTTGTCCTGTCCAAGTAAAGAGCATTGTGACGGCCAGTGTGATGGCCTCGGCGCTGGGACGCCCTTTGCGCCCTGTTGAACCCTTTTGGTTGTGTCGTGAATGTCCTAGGGGTTTCGTAACCCTGTGGCACGGCGAGTGTTAGTCTGCAGCTGTAACCCAGACAATAACGTTAAGAAGGTAATGAAAAGTGTCCCGGCCCCCACATACCTCAAGTCCATTTTAGGACATTTTTATGgttatggggggggggcatttacAATGTtcgtctctctcttttttttttctatcacTGTCAGGAAGAGGAACCAGGGCCccaccctctgtctctgtccgaCTACCTCACGCCATCCTGgtctctgtccccctcctcctctccgctCACCCACTCTGAGCCCAGCGACTCGGACCgcgaggaggatgaggaggaggaggaagacgatgacgacgacgacgaggaggaggacatgGAGGAGCTGCGGGGCCGCATGCTCCGCCGCCGGAAGAAGCGCAAAATGGCAGCCGCCGTCGCCGGCACCAAGAAGAAGAGCACCGCAGGCCCCAGGTCGGTACCCGGGCGCCCCTGCTCGTCCTCCTTCTCACGCCTGGCGTCCGCCTCCTCCTCAGTGCCCGCCCGGACCCCGGGGCAGCCCAGCGCCCTGGCGCCGCAGCCCACcaccaacatcaacaacaacatcaacatcaacatCGGCGGTTCCGGCGCGGCCACGGTCAGCAGGAGGCAGCGTTGCCCGTACTGTGGCCGCCACTACCGCTCGCTGGCGCGCCACCTGGAGAAGCACCACGCCAACCAGCCCGAGGTCAGGGCCGCCATGGAGCTGGCCGCGCTccgcacacacaccacctccGCCTCGTCCCGCCCTCACCCCTCCCCTGTGCAAGGCCACACCTTCGCCTCTCCGCAGCCCTCCTCCTCCGCCACGGCCACCGCCCCGCCCCCTTTCTTCTCCAGGGAGAGGGAGGCGCCGGCCACTCGGAGTTCCTCGGGGGCGGTGTCcttctcgctctcgctctccccGCCCCCGGCTGCTCAGTCGACCGCGGCCAACAAAAGCGCCGGCGTATCGGCGCCGACTCCAAAGCGAAACTCCGCCCCTGCGGCGCCGCCGGTGAAAAGCCCGCCGGCGCCTGCGCCGCCCAGGAGGGGCCGCAGGCCAAAGAGGGAAAAGGAGGAGCAGCCGAAATTGGAGGAGTGTGTAAGGAGCAAGGAGGAAGAGATGCCTCCGCCACCAACCCCCGAGCCGGAGGAGCCTGAGGAGGAGCCGGAGCTGAGTggggcggaggaggaggagagtcCAGAGGATAAGACGACACCAGTGTCTAGGTACGTGATGGGTGGTTCTGCCGCTTGAAAGACGACGTGGGCCGgactttttaatttaaatgtaattgcgTGTCGTTTCCAGATTACATAACTgagaccgtgtgtgtgtgtgtgtgtgtgtgtgtgtgtgtgtgtgtgtgtgtgtgtgtgtgtgtgtgtgtgtgtgtgtgtgtgtgtgtgtgtgtgtgtgtgtgtgtgtgtgtgtgtgtgtgtgtgtgtgtgtgtgtgtgtgtgtgtgtgtgtgtgtgtgtgtgcacgcgtgcatgtttacagacagacatctctctctcctctctctcccagctcCCACAGGCACCACATGCCTccgctcctctcctccctctcctgtctggtGCTCTACCTCCGACGCCAGCAgcactcctccttcctctccctgtcccGCTCCCCCAGTTCGGCCGAGGCCTGGCGCCTCCTCTGCCACTCCACGCTGGCGCTCCTCATCCTCTACAACCGGAACCGCGAGTGCGAGGTGGCCAAGCTCACCACCCAGGACTACCGCAACCGCACCACCCCCCCGAGCCCGGCGCCGGCCCAGGCTAACCCCCTCGCGGGCTCAGAGGCCTCCCTGTCCCCGTTCGAGCGCCAGGTCCTCTGCCACCTTCCGAGGGCGGGGGTCCTGGGGAAGCGGGGGCGCGTCCAGACCCTCATCCTCCCGCCGCACTGCGAGCCCTGCCTGGAGCTCCTCCTGCAGACCTCCACCAACGTGGGCGTGGACCCCCACAGCCCCTACGTCTTCTCCCGGCCCTTCCACTCGCCCGCCACCCCCCTCCGCGGCACGGACCTGCTGCGGAACCTGGCGCGGGCCAGCGGCGCCAAGAACCCGGGGGCGCTGACCCAGACCCGGGCACGCCGGCAGGTGGCCATCCTCACCCAGCTGCTGCtcctggaggagggggaggggcagggcAAGCCGGGCGGGGCGGCCGCCAAGCGCCTGGAGGACTTCCTGCAGAAGGAGTACCACGTGACCCAGAGCTGCTCCACGATTGGCCGGGACCCGGCGCTGATGGGCCGCGTGGGCAGGGTGGTTCTGTATGGGGAGCGGGAGGGCGTGCTGTTCAGGGGGATGACCCTTCAGCACATCTGCCTGGAGCTGGACGGTAAGGAGCCGCTTCTGGGACCTGGGCTCCGTAACCAAGACAGCACACCGCTAATCCACCCAGAA from Esox lucius isolate fEsoLuc1 chromosome 24, fEsoLuc1.pri, whole genome shotgun sequence carries:
- the LOC105020800 gene encoding uncharacterized protein LOC105020800 isoform X1: MRVGQSTVARGRVAVLMAENVRSPFDYREPPTLDSDGDGSKPPPPRGTSGGFCRRVCGRKRKGTPVKVCDRAYVTEDEEEESLSEHSYSPGDGQYPEGAEDRLPPPGSPYYLADPTQLCVSELGEEGASGVRGPVLFHATPNCRIREVHCGSQVRLVVIAIRDIAKGEEITVDYSLTDWGENNMEEEPGPHPLSLSDYLTPSWSLSPSSSPLTHSEPSDSDREEDEEEEEDDDDDDEEEDMEELRGRMLRRRKKRKMAAAVAGTKKKSTAGPRSVPGRPCSSSFSRLASASSSVPARTPGQPSALAPQPTTNINNNININIGGSGAATVSRRQRCPYCGRHYRSLARHLEKHHANQPEVRAAMELAALRTHTTSASSRPHPSPVQGHTFASPQPSSSATATAPPPFFSREREAPATRSSSGAVSFSLSLSPPPAAQSTAANKSAGVSAPTPKRNSAPAAPPVKSPPAPAPPRRGRRPKREKEEQPKLEECVRSKEEEMPPPPTPEPEEPEEEPELSGAEEEESPEDKTTPVSRQTSLSPLSPSSHRHHMPPLLSSLSCLVLYLRRQQHSSFLSLSRSPSSAEAWRLLCHSTLALLILYNRNRECEVAKLTTQDYRNRTTPPSPAPAQANPLAGSEASLSPFERQVLCHLPRAGVLGKRGRVQTLILPPHCEPCLELLLQTSTNVGVDPHSPYVFSRPFHSPATPLRGTDLLRNLARASGAKNPGALTQTRARRQVAILTQLLLLEEGEGQGKPGGAAAKRLEDFLQKEYHVTQSCSTIGRDPALMGRVGRVVLYGEREGVLFRGMTLQHICLELDVMSGNSADSFSDDTDGEAEKLKEKEKVEVEVVKKRPGRPPRKKVPPPSSVNPLLPGAHKRKNIQPKSGKRGVLKRPWSEAERVAVETHLKRNIMELRVPAKADCERCLQLCPLLVSNQRDWRAIKFYCHNRIQLLKKQGRREHAIQGAL
- the LOC105020800 gene encoding uncharacterized protein LOC105020800 isoform X2; its protein translation is MRVGQSTVARGRVAVLMAENVRSPFDYREPPTLDSDGDGSKPPPPRGRVCGRKRKGTPVKVCDRAYVTEDEEEESLSEHSYSPGDGQYPEGAEDRLPPPGSPYYLADPTQLCVSELGEEGASGVRGPVLFHATPNCRIREVHCGSQVRLVVIAIRDIAKGEEITVDYSLTDWGENNMEEEPGPHPLSLSDYLTPSWSLSPSSSPLTHSEPSDSDREEDEEEEEDDDDDDEEEDMEELRGRMLRRRKKRKMAAAVAGTKKKSTAGPRSVPGRPCSSSFSRLASASSSVPARTPGQPSALAPQPTTNINNNININIGGSGAATVSRRQRCPYCGRHYRSLARHLEKHHANQPEVRAAMELAALRTHTTSASSRPHPSPVQGHTFASPQPSSSATATAPPPFFSREREAPATRSSSGAVSFSLSLSPPPAAQSTAANKSAGVSAPTPKRNSAPAAPPVKSPPAPAPPRRGRRPKREKEEQPKLEECVRSKEEEMPPPPTPEPEEPEEEPELSGAEEEESPEDKTTPVSRQTSLSPLSPSSHRHHMPPLLSSLSCLVLYLRRQQHSSFLSLSRSPSSAEAWRLLCHSTLALLILYNRNRECEVAKLTTQDYRNRTTPPSPAPAQANPLAGSEASLSPFERQVLCHLPRAGVLGKRGRVQTLILPPHCEPCLELLLQTSTNVGVDPHSPYVFSRPFHSPATPLRGTDLLRNLARASGAKNPGALTQTRARRQVAILTQLLLLEEGEGQGKPGGAAAKRLEDFLQKEYHVTQSCSTIGRDPALMGRVGRVVLYGEREGVLFRGMTLQHICLELDVMSGNSADSFSDDTDGEAEKLKEKEKVEVEVVKKRPGRPPRKKVPPPSSVNPLLPGAHKRKNIQPKSGKRGVLKRPWSEAERVAVETHLKRNIMELRVPAKADCERCLQLCPLLVSNQRDWRAIKFYCHNRIQLLKKQGRREHAIQGAL
- the LOC105020800 gene encoding uncharacterized protein LOC105020800 isoform X3, whose product is MRVGQSTVARGRVAVLMAENVRSPFDYREPPTLDSDGDGSKPPPPRGTSGGFCRRVCGRKRKGTPVKVCDRAYVTEDEEEESLSEHSYSPGDGQYPEGAEDRLPPPGSPYYLADPTQLCVSELGEEGASGVRGPVLFHATPNCRIREVHCGSQVRLVVIAIRDIAKGEEITVDYSLTDWGENNMEEEPGPHPLSLSDYLTPSWSLSPSSSPLTHSEPSDSDREEDEEEEEDDDDDDEEEDMEELRGRMLRRRKKRKMAAAVAGTKKKSTAGPRSVPGRPCSSSFSRLASASSSVPARTPGQPSALAPQPTTNINNNININIGGSGAATVSRRQRCPYCGRHYRSLARHLEKHHANQPEVRAAMELAALRTHTTSASSRPHPSPVQGHTFASPQPSSSATATAPPPFFSREREAPATRSSSGAVSFSLSLSPPPAAQSTAANKSAGVSAPTPKRNSAPAAPPVKSPPAPAPPRRGRRPKREKEEQPKLEECVRSKEEEMPPPPTPEPEEPEEEPELSGAEEEESPEDKTTPVSSSHRHHMPPLLSSLSCLVLYLRRQQHSSFLSLSRSPSSAEAWRLLCHSTLALLILYNRNRECEVAKLTTQDYRNRTTPPSPAPAQANPLAGSEASLSPFERQVLCHLPRAGVLGKRGRVQTLILPPHCEPCLELLLQTSTNVGVDPHSPYVFSRPFHSPATPLRGTDLLRNLARASGAKNPGALTQTRARRQVAILTQLLLLEEGEGQGKPGGAAAKRLEDFLQKEYHVTQSCSTIGRDPALMGRVGRVVLYGEREGVLFRGMTLQHICLELDVMSGNSADSFSDDTDGEAEKLKEKEKVEVEVVKKRPGRPPRKKVPPPSSVNPLLPGAHKRKNIQPKSGKRGVLKRPWSEAERVAVETHLKRNIMELRVPAKADCERCLQLCPLLVSNQRDWRAIKFYCHNRIQLLKKQGRREHAIQGAL